In Zingiber officinale cultivar Zhangliang chromosome 6A, Zo_v1.1, whole genome shotgun sequence, a single genomic region encodes these proteins:
- the LOC121998133 gene encoding uncharacterized protein LOC121998133 has translation MRCFVRASRSVTQRSLPFQLCHHRHRLLGIIHNTGPAQRAGRVHSEPCIAARDVEDMAAVGQPSEILPFAVLKLAYRALGDLSPAPICDRLLVLERRHATDDGRGQTSTASLARRLRSGPVLVRIRKPSSLSPRRGHTSRGKALLLDEDDEDDAGEAEEADGSCGEVLTGGCPEYHTGRLLGGGGGGG, from the coding sequence ATGCGTTGTTTCGTCCGAGCGTCCCGATCTGTAACCCAGCGGTCTCTCCCGTTCCAACTGTGCCATCATCGACACAGACTCCTCGGCATCATACATAACACTGGTCCTGCACAACGGGCAGGTCGAGTTCATTCGGAGCCATGTATCGCTGCACGAGACGTGGAAGACATGGCCGCAGTTGGGCAACCGTCGGAGATACTCCCCTTTGCGGTACTCAAACTGGCATATCGCGCACTCGGCGATCTCTCTCCCGCACCCATCTGTGATCGCCTCCTTGTACTGGAACGACGGCATGCAACGGATGACGGCAGAGGCCAAACCTCCACGGCTAGTTTGGCTCGTCGACTCCGGTCCGGCCCGGTGCTCGTCCGGATTCGGAAACCTTCGTCGCTGTCTCCTCGACGCGGCCACACGAGTCGAGGGAAAGCACTTCTTCTTGATGAGGATGATGAGGATGATGCAGGCGAGGCAGAGGAAGCTGACGGCAGCTGCGGCGAAGTCTTGACGGGTGGCTGCCCGGAGTATCATACTGGTCGAttacttggtggtggtggtggtggtggatga